The genomic window TGCATTCAAAATTACCATCTTTATCAGTATCTCCGATGCAAATTCTATTCTGACATCCAAATGTACCATTAGGTAACAACCATTTTTGTGTAAAACCAGTAATCAACATTGAAGCTACAATCAAAAAATTTTCCATAATTTTGCTCCTTTATTGTCTCTTTAATGGTGCATACACTTAATCGTTAAAACTTGGCGGGGATGGAAATAATACATCCATCCCCGCCAAACCAATCAGCGCATTAGTATTATTTTCTTCATCGTAGATTGCTCTTCTGAAGTAAGTTTAACAAAGTAGATCCCTTGTGCAAGATTAGCCGTGTCGAATGTGATGGAATGCGAACCAACGCTTAGGATGTCTTTAACCAGCACATCAATTAGTCTTCCCGAAACATCGTATAGTGATATGTTCACATAGCCTGCTTTAGGTAGATTATATTGAATGGTAAGACTACTCTTAGTCGGATTCGGATAAACATTCAGCATTATCTTTTCTGAATTTAAGGGCATTGTGCCAATATCCTGTGGACCACCACTGGTTTTGCCTTCAGGTTTCCAGTAAATACTAAATCCCGCAAGACAGACTCCATTATTATTGGGATTCTTAACTGGAAGGGTGACCTTATGAGCGGCCTGATAGAGTTCTCTGGGAATCATTACCTCAAAATCATAAGCCGTACTGAGATTTGAATCCCTCTCTGTCCCCCTTTTATAAAGAGGGAATAAGAGGGATTCAGTGCTCTTTAATTCTTTAAAATAACACACTTTTTCGTAATTACCTTTTCATCAACAAACAATTTTACAAAATACACACCACTTGTCAAGGGTTTGGGGGTTGCTATTTCATAGATGCCAGCAGGTTTGTATTCATCAACAAGCACTTGCTCAACCTGTCCAAGGACATTGTAGATAACAAGTTTCACATTGGAGGGATTTGGCACTGCATACTGGATTTTTAATCTGCCACCAAATACTGGATTCTGCAAAATCTTTAAACTCGCATCCTGTATCCGGTATCCTGCATCAGTCTCAATCCCTAATGGTCTTATCTTAAAATCACCAAAATCCCAGG from candidate division WOR-3 bacterium includes these protein-coding regions:
- a CDS encoding T9SS type A sorting domain-containing protein, which produces MIPRELYQAAHKVTLPVKNPNNNGVCLAGFSIYWKPEGKTSGGPQDIGTMPLNSEKIMLNVYPNPTKSSLTIQYNLPKAGYVNISLYDVSGRLIDVLVKDILSVGSHSITFDTANLAQGIYFVKLTSEEQSTMKKIILMR
- a CDS encoding T9SS type A sorting domain-containing protein; its protein translation is DNGNTYDTIALGIPGGDTTYQWLVPDIISDSCKIMIWAYGPPRPGENRPRGVAWDFGDFKIRPLGIETDAGYRIQDASLKILQNPVFGGRLKIQYAVPNPSNVKLVIYNVLGQVEQVLVDEYKPAGIYEIATPKPLTSGVYFVKLFVDEKVITKKCVILKN